The stretch of DNA AGTGGCATCCTGGTGGGTGGGATCCATCGCAAGAACCTTGCGTAAGCGATCCAAGGCCGCATCCGGTTCTGATTCTTCAAGGAGCAGGCCGAGATTGAAATGGGCTTCGATACATTTATCATCAAGCTCCGCAGCTCGATGGAATTCCGCCGCCGCTTCTTGTCCATAACCCTTTTCGGCGTAGAGCGTGCCCAGATTCAGATGCCCTTCAACATTTTCGGGCTCCAACTCCAGCACCCGGCGCAGCATTTCGACGGCGCGATCGGTATCCCCCATCCGTTCATAGAGAAGACCGAGATTGACCAGGGCGCCCCCCATCCTGGTGTCCCGCTCGAGGGCGTCATGGAAGTACCCCAGCGCCTCTTCATCCTCCCCCAATTCAAGTGAAACCAGTCCCATCCGAAACCGGGGCTCCGCCTCTTCCGGTGCAAGCTGGGCCGCCCGCCTGTACTCCTCAAGGGCTTCCCGGAACCGATCCAGACCCTCGAGACAGGATCCCCGCAGCCGCCAAAACTCCCATTGGTGCTTGAATTCCGACCCGCTCTGATTGAGGATTTCTGCAGCGCGTTTCGATTCACCCGCTTGCAGAAAAAGCATAACGCAGGTGCGCAGCGTGGACCAATCCCCCGGGTGTTTCCCGATGCGCAGCCGCAGTAGTTCCGCCGCGGCATGGGAGCGTCCAGTGGATCGATAGGTATCTAGAAGTTCTTGAAGGAGGATCTCATCATCCGGGCATTGCTTAAAACGGGTCTCCAGATCCTGGAGCCGCTGGGTTTCCTTTTCTGAGGACCGGGTGTCCACGAACGGGATCCCCTAGGTTAGGGTGAGGTTTCGTCAGACTCCTGGGTGACGTCATCCCCGCCCCACCAGGGTCGATAGCCTGGATAATACCCCAGTGCGTCATTCGCCGGCCGAAATTGCCAGGGTTGATAACCCCTGTAAGAGGCATACCCAAATGAAATCTGCGTATGCCGGGAGGGATTCCAGGTCACCTGAAGATCGCGGATCCCAAACTCCGTCTGATTCCCCCCGAAGGCATCGGCGAAAGCAGGATTCCAATCAACCCCAAGACTCATCCTCATTTTAAGGGTCGAAGAAACAGGATAGGTTAGATGGGTCAGATAGTCGCCGGAGGGTCCTTCAAGGAATCCGCCTGACGAATAGCCAAAAGAAACAGAATTGGAAACCTGAAGTTTTTCCAAACCGGAGACCGATCCCAGGAGCCAAGGCGTCGACTGGGTGGGGATTTTAAGGAGTCCGGGTTGTTGGGTTGTGATCCCGCTATCGGATGTGGCGCCCGCGGAAACCGCTCCCCATACACACAAGACTATCACGGCCAGGGTTCTTCGCATGCTAGACGACTCCCGGTAGATATGGTCCAACCTGGTACCCCTCACCTCAAATCTACTGCACGAAACTCCCTCCCGTCAAGATCATCGCCTTCATCCGGCACCTCTTCTTCCTCAATAAACCGGATGAGAAGTTTGAGGGCGATCTGTTTTTCCGATCCCCGCCTGGGGATCACCACCGGAACGATGATCTCTTGTGGCTGAAAATCCGCCGAGGCCGGTCCGGGCGGCGCATAGGGGGGTGGAACATTTTGCGGCAAGGGCGGCGGAGGGGGAGGCTCCTGTCTCATCCTCTCTTCTTTGGATTCCTCATCATGCGAGGCGATCATTCTCTGAGTCGGATCGGAGAGGCGGTCCTCGGTGATTCTCAAATCCGGCGGCGCCATGCGCGCCCCTTTCGAGATCGCCATCGGTTCCACCAGTTTCAAGGTAGGAACCTGTTCGGGTTCTGCCTTTGACTCTTCTTCTGAACCTTCTTTTGACCCTGCTGGATCGGACCATCCGGCAACGGGTTGAAGCGGCCGGACCGGCTCCTTTGTTGCATCCGTTTCAGCTGTTTCCTTACGTTCCTTCCCAAGCGGGATTGATTCCTGAATGGGCTTCAGCTCCAGATCCCTGTCGTCCGTTTGACCGGTCTTTTGAGCCGTGATTTCTTGGGGGAGATCCTCAGCCGGGGCCTGCCCTTTGGCTGGCGCCTCTTCCTGGCCATTCTTGGAGAACCACCGTTTGAATCGGGCGGTAAAACCATTTGATGGAGCATAGGCCGTCTCTTCCGGCTCCGCTTCCGTCTTTGCGATTTCCTGCGATGTGACGGAAAGGGATGGTTCGATCGGTGTCATTTCTTCCTTCGAAGGAATGTTCGACATTTCCTGCAGGTCCGCCACCGCCTCCACCGCCTCTTCCACCTCCTCCACCTCTTCCGGCCCCTCATCCATGATGGGCTGGATTTCCTCTTGCTCCTCAGGCTGATCCAGAATCTCCGCGGTCAGATCGGCTTCCGGTTGCGAGCCCGGCGGCGCCGGTGTCACAACTTGTACACCAATCTCCTCTGAGAGATGTCGGAGAAGAAGGCGGCTGATGGCCTTGAAGGTATCCAAGACCCCCTCCCCTGTCGTCGCCACCGCCTCAAACCATGGAACACCCGTTGGATTGAGAACCCGCTGCATTTCATCGATGCTCATGACATTCGGAAGATCCCGTTTGTTATACTGTATCGACCATGGAATATCATCTATGGACAATCCCTGTTCCCTGAGGTTCTCCTTAAGATTCTGGAGGCTCTCCACGTTTTCATCCATCTTGCCTCTTTGGGAATCGGCGACAAAAACAACGGCATCCACACCTTTAAGTACAAGTTTGCGCGTTGCATTGTAATAAACCTGTCCCGGCACGGTGTAGAGCAGAAATCGCGTTTTGAAACCGGCAAGTTCACCAAGATTGACGGGTAGAAAATCAAAGAAAAGGGTACGCTCCGTCTTTGTTTTGACAGAGACCATGCGACCCTTGTTCCCCTCCGGAACACTGCTAAAGATAGATTCCAGATTTGTCGTTTTCCCACTCAGTCCGGGGCCGTAATAGACGATCTTCGCGTTGATCTCCCTACCGGAGTAACTGACGAGAACCATGCCTCCTCCAATTCCCTGGGCAACGACCAGGGTTTGTCACTTCCTGCTGATGAAATGAGACCGGCGATAGCGGTATTGATTCCTAAATCCCTTCGCCGATGATCTTTAAAACCTAGACGTCCGAATGCCTCCCCTAACGGCATTCCGACGTTCCTCTTATCGGCCGCCCGGGCAAACACCTTGAAAGACCTGCTTTGAGGCGAACCACCATCTTTTGGACCCCGCACCCGCCTTCAACAGCTGTCGGGAAAGACGGTGCGGCCGGGAAACCTTCACTCCATCCACAACACCCGTAAATCCGGCGGCACGGGCGAGGGTGACAATCCTCTCATCCCCCTTTTCAAAGGGGAGAGCCAGCCACAAATCCCGCTCCTTTCGCTCGGTCCGCGGTAGATGAGCCATGAGCGTGTGACAGAAAAGTTCGAGATTCCAAGCGGCATCGGGTGTGCATAGGCTCTCCAGGCGGACGGGGGTATCCCAAAGGCCACCCAATCGGACCCCTTCTCGGAGAAGAACAGAAAGATCCAGGGAGGAGATCATCCCCTCATCTCCCAGTCTATTGGGATTCAGAAAGAGGGTGACGGGGATGTGCATCGCCTTTAAAAGAGGCCATACATAGTCCCTCTGGCACCGGCACCCACCCTCCAAGGCGACGACAAATGATTCGGTCGCCTTCATCCCATTCCGCCCAGGTGTAAGATCCTGGGATAGCTCGCCCGCTTGACAGAATCTGTAGCCCCTTTCTCTGTACTCCAGGAGGGTGGAACGAAGATGTGAAATGGTAGAATCGCCTGAGCCTCCTCCAGGGACGGCATGGCCGACGACGAGTACCTTGGCGCCCTCCATGAATCCAGGTACGGACCTGTTCGGACGCATCCATAGCGCCTGCAACATGAGAACCTCCTTTCCCACCCGATCAATGTTGCAATGAAAGTGCCGGAATAGAGATAGAAATTATATTGAGGCAATGTTGTTAATTTATTGAATTTCAATGCATTAGAATCATGTGTGAAAAAAAGAAGCCGCGGGGTGGAATCGACGGGATCCAGTGTGGACGGAACCCAACAGGTTGTGGCTATTTTTCTACCACTGAGGGGAAAGGGAATCAGGAATGTTTCGAGGCCGGGACCATCTCCAAAATCGTCCTAAGTCGTTCGAGTGCAACCCAGCCGATAGACCTAATCCTGCCTTTGGGGGCGGATTCAGGCGGCTCGGTCTCGGAGAACGCCTCGAGAAATTGTGAAAACTCCAAACCGTAGCTGGCCAAAAATTCCCCCTTTGCAAGAGCCTGGCGGATTTTGACCTCTCGGCCGGCGGCCCATCTCCGAAGCGCCCGATCGAGGAGTTCCTCCGGCGCAGAGGCTCTCCTCTCTGATTCTTTATCGGATTCCGAGGGGCTCTCGGGATGTTGAACCTGAATCGGTTCCCGTTGGTCCCCATCCGCTGTGGGAGAACTCATGGGTATCGGGGAAGCGTCACTCCATGTCGAAAGACCCTCTTCCTCATCAAACCGGGGTGGCTCAATCCAGAGAAGCCGCCCGCATCCCTCACAACGGAATTTGACACCGCAATCGGGAATCCAGTTGTTCTGGACATAATAAATCCGCTCACACTCGGGGCATCGGATCTTATGGCTGCTCATTCATTGAACCCACCTTTCAACCCACGCGATAAAGTGATACGCGGTCCCGGTAACGTCGCAGGAGTTCGTCGAGCATCCGTCTTGTCTTGGGATCGTCCGGATCGCGGAGATCGGCAGTCCACTGTTGCGCCTCCTGCCGGGCCAAGCTGATGAGGACAGCATCTCCCTGTAAATCCGCCATCTTCAGTGGGGGCAGTCCACTTTGGGCCACACCAAAGAAATCGCCGGGACCCCTGAATTTCAGATCTTCCTCTGCAACCCGGAAGCCATCCGTCTCTCTTACGAGAACTGATAATCTCTCCCTCGCCTCTGGAGATGTTTCGGATCCAACCATGAGGAAGAAATGGGATGGTTGCCGGCCGCGGCCCACCCGTCCCCGGAGTTGATGCAGTTGACTGAGTCCATATCGCTCCGGATGTTCCACTACCATAATATTCGCATTAGGTACATCAACGCCAACCTCGACAACCGTCGTTGTCACGAGAAGGTGAATATCGCCGGAGCAGAATTCCTGCATCAGCCGGTTTTTCTCCTCACCGGACAACCTCCCATGAAGCAATCCAATCCGGTACCGGCGCAGCAGTGGATGGGCCGCCAAGAGATCGGCCGTATCGGTGGCGGCCTTCAGATCGGAGAGTTCCGACTGCTCAATCAGAGGACACACGACGTAGATCTGGCACCCCTCCCCCAGCGATTGCGCGAGGAATGCGATCAGGTCATGACGCCGGGATTCGGGAACCCGCCGCGTGCGGGGAGGTCGGCGGCCGGGCGGTTTTTCATCCAGAATGGAGAGATCCAGATCACCATAAAGCGTCATCGCAAGCGTCCGCGGGATCGGTGTGGCTGTCATCACCAGGCCGTGGGGGGACCTCCCCTTCGACAGAAGCCGGGATCGCTGCAGAACACCGAATCGCTGTTGTTCATCGGCTATCACCAGGCCCAGCTGTTCGAACTGTATCTCATCCTGAATCAGGGCCTGGGTTCCCAAGGCCAATTTGGCCTCCCCGGAGATCAATCGGTCCCGGGCCTCCCGCTTCTCGCGAACCGGCATCCGCCCCAGCAGAAGACACCAAGGCAAACCCAGGGGATCCAGGATTTGCGCGGCGGTACGGGCGTGTTGTTGAGCCAGGATCTCCGTCGGGGCCATCAGGGCGACCTGCGCCCCGGCTTCTATCGCCGCGAGAGCCGCCAGGATGGCGACAATCGTCTTCCCCGACCCGACATCTCCCTCCAGCAGCCGGTTCATCGGGTAATCCCGGTCCAGATCGCCCAGTATTTCGGTGAGGACTCTCTCTTGCGCCCCCGTCAGCTGGAAGGGCAGGGAAGCCCTCGCCGCAGCCACCAGACGGTCCGTTCCCCGAAGAGGCAGCGCCATCCCCGGCCGGCGATATCTCTTTCGCTCCAGGGCCATTAGAAGCTGCAGGAAAAAAAGCTCATCGAAAGCCAACCGGCGGCGGGAAGCCTCTGCCTCAGCCATTGAATCAGGAAAATGAAGCCCTTCCAGGGCTTCCTCGATCGGCAGCAGTTTAAGGCGGCTACGAAGCTCAACGGGAATTGGATCGGTTAGATGTGGAAGAACGGTGTCGAGCGCCGAGCGGATGAGGGTGCGGAGCCCCCGTTGCCCGATTCCGGCTGTCAGCGGATAGATCGGCACAATCCGCCCGGAGGAGAGGGCGGGACCCTCCCGTTCGGTCAGGATATCAAACTCCGGATTGAGGATCTGGAGGCCCTGGTAAACCCCAACCGTGCCGGTGGCGGTCACTTTTACACCCGAACGAATGATCTTTTGCAGAAAGGGTTGGTTGAACCAGATCAATGAGATAGACCCTGTTTCGTCGGAGAGAAGGGCATGGAGATTGATTTTCCCCTGCCGTGTGCGGCGTTGGGAAACAGAACCGAACACACCCTCTATGGTTACCGTATTTCCGGGACGGAGAGAGGCGATGGGCACGATATGGGATCGATCGAGATAGGTCCGGGGCCGGTGGTGGAGGAGGTCTTCAATCGTGGCGATACCCAGGCGCTCGAGAATCTTTTTCCGCGCCGGGCCGGCCCCCTTGATGAACTGGACATCCATTTCGAGGTGTTTTCTGTGGGCCATGGATCCTCGCCCCTCTTTTCGGGCCCCTTTGTGACTCGTTCCCCGCTCGGAAGATGTGAGCGGGGTTGACGCCTCAATCCTCTGCCGTATAGGATAAGGCCTTGACCGTATCGAGCAAGGAGGAACTCAAATGTCTCGCATTTGTGACCGCTGTGGCAAGGGGATCCAATTCGGAAACCGGGTGAGCCACGCCCACAATGTCAATAAGCGGATTTGGAAACCGAATCTTCAGCGGGTTCGGGTGATCGTGGATGGAAAGCCGAAGCGGATAAGGCTCTGCACCGATTGTATCAAGAGCCCCGACATTCAAAAGAATGTGCGTGTACAAGCCACCCCACAGGAGAAGTCCGGGGTCTCGACCCCATAACCTCCCTTCTTCCGCCGGTGATGGCGGAGTCGCTGAAAACTGGAGACGGGCAACATGGCGCCACCGATCGTTTCGATTCGGGGCGTTTCCGTCTTTTTTGGTTCTTCCAGGGATGGAAGCGGAGGCCTATCGGCTCCAAAGACTCAGGGATGGAAGCGGAGGCCGTCATCATCAAGAACGGCGAACTCGAGGCGGTCGATACAACTTCCGGGCGAAACGAGTTCACAGGATCGGCCATCCACCGACCGGCTTTGTGAAGACTGCCGGTGGACGTGCCCGAAGATCATGGTATCGAAACCTCGCTTGAACTTCTCTGCTATGGCGCTTTCATCCATTTCCAATATTTTCTGTTCCGTTCGTGTCTGGTATTCAACGGATGAACGCATCATTTTTTTAATGACCCACTTGGCCGCAAACCACGGCAGCCAGCCGAAGAACATCTTGGCAAGGGGTGATCGGATCAACCGGCGGAAGCGCAGGTACCCCCCGTCGTTGCGGCATAGAAGATCGCCGTGGATGAGAAGGGTCCGTTTCCCATTAAGTAAAACTTCCGCCTCATCTCCGAGAATCCTAATATTGCTCCCGACATGGCGGGGGAAATGCTCTTCATAGGAAAAATCCCTGTTCCCAAAGATGATCCCGACACTTTTCACCGACTGCGCCAACTCTCTGAGAAGCTCGAGTTCCTTCGCATAATATTCGAACAATCCGCGGTTGCGTTCATACCAGAAATCAAAGAGATCGCCCAGGATATAGACCTGTAGATCGGCCGGGGATTCCGGTCGCTGTCGCATGATGTCCACAAAAGATCGAAACCTCTCCGTTCGTTCGGGAAATTCGGGATTCAGATGAATATCACTGATAAAACAGATCATCTTGTCATCCCCATGGCATGATCCGCACCAAGCATTCAGGCGGCCTTTCCATTCAATTTAACATTTGAAAGATATAGGAAAAGCGGGTGAATAGAAAGTCCGGGCTGCCTTACGCCAAGCCCGTTCTGCGATGGTGCGGCGGCGGATGGGCCCCGTCCCCAAGGCCGGGGATCAGAGTTCCTCAACCAGCGCGACATCGCCGAGAATGGCGCTGGGGAAGGCGAAGGGATCGATCAAATAGGCGTCCGCCCAGCATTTCAACCCCTCCTCGATCTTTCCCAGCCGGATTTGAACGCACCCGAGATCGCGCAGCAGCCGGGGATCGGTCGACAAGAAAGAGGCGGCGGAATGATAAGATTGTTCAGCCGTTTCGAGCTCCCCTTCCTCCTCCAGCAAAAGACCGCGCAAATAGGTCATCTGGAAGCTGGAAGGGAACCGCGCTTTAGCCGACTCCAGAATCTGAAGACCGTTTTCGATGCGCCCCTCCTTAAGATCGAGGGTGACGATAGCTTGAACGGCGATGCGGGCGACCTCGCGACGCGCGGCGTTCGCCAGCTCATCCAAAATCCCCCTGGCGGCCTCGGCCGTTCCCAATCCGAGCTGAGCCATCCCTTCAAGGAGACGCAGGCGCTCATCCCCCGGATGATTTTGCAAACCGCGCCGGGCGATTTCCAAGGCATCGGCATTTTTACGATCCCGAAGATGCCACCATCCCAGATCCGTCAGCGCGGCAACAAGAGAAAAGTGGCGCGCCGATTGTTCCAGCACCTCGCGGGCCGAACCCATATTTCGGGTCAGGGCAAGACAGCCGGCCAATAGATATTGGGCGCGCGGCTCTCCGGGCAGCCATTCCAGGTATCCGTTCAATAATTGGCGGGCCTCCTTGACCCGGTAGATCCGGATACAGGCCAAGGCCTTTAACAATACGGCATCCTGGTAATGCGGCTCCAAACGCAGGACTTCGGAAAGTGGAGGCAAGGCCTGATCCGGGCTGTTCCAGCGCAGATAGGTGATTCCCTTTTGAAGATACGCTTCCACATACCGGGGATTGATTTCCAAAGACTTGTTTAAATGTTCAATGGCCTCGCCATACCGGCCATTTTCTTGTAGTAATATCGACAACCGGCAACGGAGATCCGGATAGGTGGGATGTTTCTCGACGGCCCCCAGAAAATGTTGAAGGGCTTGGTCCTTTTCACCTTCGGCATAGGCGATCAGAGCCGCTTGCGTCTGATTCGCTGAATCGCGGAAATGATTCAATCGGGTTTCGAATTGTTCAAACCAGGAAGGAACATCCTCAGCGCGGGGATTTTCCGGCCGCCCGATCGCGAGATCGGTGGAACCCTCATCAAGCTTGGCCAGTTCGGCGAAAGCCTCCTCGACGCGATCCATCTTCCAAAGAACCAGCGCCAGCCATCCAAGCGCCTCATCATACCGCGGATTCAAACGCAAGGCCTCACTGAGGCGGATCAAGGCTCCTTCAAAATCGTTCCGCCGCGCCAGGAGACGACCGAGATGAAAGTGATAGTCCGGGAAAGTGGTCGGCGTCTTGACCGCCTCCCGCAGATCACTCTCCGCTCCGGACGGATCACCCTGGATTTCCTTGGCGAGACCGGAACGGACCAAAGCCTCAACCCGGTAGAAACGGGCCAATTCTCCGTAGGGGTGCGATGAGTCCTGAAGCTGCTGAAGGGCTTCCTCAAAGTGAGGGATCGCCTCGGAAAAGCGTCCCTTATTATACAATCCCATGGCTTGAGTGTAGGCGACCATAGCTTGTGACCGAAAAAGACGTCCTAAAAGCGACACGCGGGCCTCCTTTGTCGACCCGCGCTGCGCCACACCGCTTTATGCTGAGAGACTATCTCGCGATCCGCCTCCGGAAGGCCGGAATATCAAAAGTCCGCCGCCGCGGCCTGCGATCCCATCCCTCTTTGGGTGCAGAGGAGACGGGTGTCAACGGCAGCGGCATGACCGCCTCTTCCTCAATCTCTTGAGGATCCAGCGGCTCATCGTCTTCCTTCCTGTTCCAGAGCGGCAGATCGTCCAAAGAGGTTGGGGCCGGATCGATCGCACCTTTCCTCCAGGATCGGCTCATTGAATCGACCTCTGGAGTGGTATCCTGCGAAGCCGCTGCTTCATCGGCCGCCCGGTCGACAGCCATCGCCTCGAATCCGACGGCCTCGGCCCCCGCCGCCTCGCCTCCCATCGTCCCGGCTCCCACCATCTCAGCTCCCACTGTCCCGGGGAGTGGATCGGCGATTTCAAGCGGATTTTCGGATCTCTCGTTGCTCTTGTTGATCTCGGTTGTGATGCCGCGCTGCTTGGTGCCGAATCCGGTAGCCACCACCGTGACACGGACCTCTCCCTCCAGGGAGGGATCGATCACATTCCCAAGATAAACATGCGCTCCACGCCCGGCTGTCTCCTCGATCAATGTCACCGCTTCACTTAACTCGCCGATGCTGAGCTTTTGGCTTCCCGCGACATTGACCAGGACCGCCTCCGCGCCGGCGATGGAGACATCCTCCAACAGACGGTTGGAGATCGCCTGCTGGGCGGCGACCTTCGCGGCGCCCTCACCGGAGGCGACGCCGATCCCCATCAAGGCACTGCCGCCCCGCTTCATGACCGAGCGGACATCAGCGAAATCCCGATTCATGATACCGGGAATCGTGATCAATTCTGAAATACCCCGGGTCGCCTGATACAGCACCTCGTCAGCGGCGCGATAGGCTTCCTCCAAGGGGGTTTTGGCATCAAGAATCTCAAGGAGCTTCTGGTTGGGCACCACGATCAATGTATCGACAGATTCCCGAAGCTTTTCAATCCCGAGTACCGCCTGATCCGTCCGTGGTTGCCCCTCAAAGTTGAAGGGGGTGGTGACGACAGCGACAGAGAGGATATCCCGCTCCTTGGCGAGCCGGGCCAAGACCGGCGCAGCGCCGGTTCCTGTGCCCCCGCCCATCCCGGCGGCGATGAAGAGCATATCAACCCCCTGGATTTGCGCCTCCAGGGTCTCAGCGTCTTCCTCGGCGGCCTTCCGGCCGCGTTCGGGAAGCCCCCCGGTTCCTAGCCCCCGGGTTTCATCGACGCCGATCTGGAGCTTAGCCGGGCAGACGGAAACCTCCAGCGCCTGGAGATCGGTATTCATGACAAGGAACTCCAATCCTTCCAGACCCTCGAGGATCATTCTCCCCACGGCGTTCCCGCCGCATCCCCCGACACCGATGACTTTCAGCCGGGCCGGGCTCAAGACTTTGTCACTCGCTTCGATCAGCATGGGTCATCCCTCCTCAGTGCAGCCATCCTTGTTGAAAAGGCTCATTGCAAATGCTTGGTGAAAATCCTCTCGGAAGACCTCCTAGCCAATTTATAAGGCCAGACGGGCTTTAACAAATTCTTTTATGGGCCGGGTTACCTTATTTATGAGCTGTTTTTTGCCGGACTGCTCCTCAGGATTCCCCTCGGCCGCCATCTCCATCAGCAATCCCACCGCGCAACTCCAAGAAGGATTCAATCCTTCCGGCGGCAGATTGCCCAGGCCCGTCGGATGCCCGATCCGGACAGGGACTTGCAGGATCCGTTGGGCGTGCTGGGATAGCCCGATGAGATTGGCCCCTCCTCCGGTGAGGACCAGGCCTCCCTGCAGACGAGAGAGAGGCATCGTATATTGGATCTTGCGGACAACAAGACCGAGGATCTCCTCGACCCGCGGGCCCACGATCGAAGTGAGGAGGCTCGGGGCGACGTTTCGGGATCCATTGCCGCCCATGGCGGTGATTTCCGGCTCGTCCCGGCCCGTGGAGGATCCCGAGGCAAGACCCCAGCGGCACTTGACCATTTCGGCCTCGGCCAGCGGCGTGCGGAGTCCGACAGCCAGATCGTGGGTAATCCGATCGCACCCGACGCCGAGAATCGCCGTATCCTTGAGCGTGTCTTCATGGATAATGGTGATGCCTGTCGTCTGGGCGCCCAAATCGATGACAGCGACGCCCCAATGTTCCTCATCCGGATGAAGGACGGCCCGGGCGATCGCGAGAGGCGCGAGAATGATCCGGTCGGCCTTGTAGTGGATCCGCCCCAGCGCCTTTTGGAAATTCCGAACGACGGAGACCAGACCGGTGACGATATGGGCCTGGGCCTCCAATCTCTCCCCCCACATCCCCTCCGGTTCACGAATTCCGGACTGCCCATCGAGGATGTACTCCTGCTGGATCATATGGATCACTTCACGATCCGAGGGGATGCCCATCGCCTGGGCCGCCTGGAAGGCTTTCTGTTTATCAGCCGCCGAGACCTCCCGGTCTTTGCCCATGACCGGGACGACACCGCGTCCGTTGAAGCTGCGCACAGAATCATCCCCCAGACCCATCGCAATTTGCTCGAGAGGGAATCCACAGTCATTCTCGACTTGGTGCAAGACCGTTTCCATCGCATCGGAGGCGGCCTCAAGATGGACGACGGCGCCGGCGCGGATGCCCCTGGAGGCAACGGATCCGTGCCCAACGAGTTCCAGACGGCCCTCTTCCGTCATGTATCCAGCCACCGCATTGATGGTATGGCTTCCAACATCTAATCCGGCCAGTATCCTCATATACAATCTCCTTGCCGGTCTCCAAAGGCCTGGTTCCGGCCGGTCGTACGACGTTAGCCTGAGCTCTCTTTCCCTTCTGTCGATTTGCGGACGACAATCTGGTCATCAAAACGCAAATCCAGAACAACATCGGTCAGTTTCCTGCGATCGAGATCAGCCAAGATCGTCCCCACGGTACGCCAGCGGGCCGCATCGAGGTTATCCGGCGCCACGAGAACCCTCCTGGAATCACAGAGTGTCAAGCGCCACAATCCGGCGCTGAAACCCTGCGCCTGTGAGATATCCGCCCAGAGACGGGGCTGCTCCTTCTGAAGATGA from Candidatus Eisenbacteria bacterium encodes:
- a CDS encoding tetratricopeptide repeat protein: MDTRSSEKETQRLQDLETRFKQCPDDEILLQELLDTYRSTGRSHAAAELLRLRIGKHPGDWSTLRTCVMLFLQAGESKRAAEILNQSGSEFKHQWEFWRLRGSCLEGLDRFREALEEYRRAAQLAPEEAEPRFRMGLVSLELGEDEEALGYFHDALERDTRMGGALVNLGLLYERMGDTDRAVEMLRRVLELEPENVEGHLNLGTLYAEKGYGQEAAAEFHRAAELDDKCIEAHFNLGLLLEESEPDAALDRLRKVLAMDPTHQDATLQIGRLCYKRGLYTAALKALHRGLDREPKDTRALYYLALTYNKLDRPDETIRLLDELLRLEPDNARAHFYQGIAYDKKGAYQKAQRAYQKADELGSKRGEDL
- a CDS encoding zinc-ribbon domain-containing protein encodes the protein MSSHKIRCPECERIYYVQNNWIPDCGVKFRCEGCGRLLWIEPPRFDEEEGLSTWSDASPIPMSSPTADGDQREPIQVQHPESPSESDKESERRASAPEELLDRALRRWAAGREVKIRQALAKGEFLASYGLEFSQFLEAFSETEPPESAPKGRIRSIGWVALERLRTILEMVPASKHS
- the recG gene encoding ATP-dependent DNA helicase RecG, producing MAHRKHLEMDVQFIKGAGPARKKILERLGIATIEDLLHHRPRTYLDRSHIVPIASLRPGNTVTIEGVFGSVSQRRTRQGKINLHALLSDETGSISLIWFNQPFLQKIIRSGVKVTATGTVGVYQGLQILNPEFDILTEREGPALSSGRIVPIYPLTAGIGQRGLRTLIRSALDTVLPHLTDPIPVELRSRLKLLPIEEALEGLHFPDSMAEAEASRRRLAFDELFFLQLLMALERKRYRRPGMALPLRGTDRLVAAARASLPFQLTGAQERVLTEILGDLDRDYPMNRLLEGDVGSGKTIVAILAALAAIEAGAQVALMAPTEILAQQHARTAAQILDPLGLPWCLLLGRMPVREKREARDRLISGEAKLALGTQALIQDEIQFEQLGLVIADEQQRFGVLQRSRLLSKGRSPHGLVMTATPIPRTLAMTLYGDLDLSILDEKPPGRRPPRTRRVPESRRHDLIAFLAQSLGEGCQIYVVCPLIEQSELSDLKAATDTADLLAAHPLLRRYRIGLLHGRLSGEEKNRLMQEFCSGDIHLLVTTTVVEVGVDVPNANIMVVEHPERYGLSQLHQLRGRVGRGRQPSHFFLMVGSETSPEARERLSVLVRETDGFRVAEEDLKFRGPGDFFGVAQSGLPPLKMADLQGDAVLISLARQEAQQWTADLRDPDDPKTRRMLDELLRRYRDRVSLYRVG
- the rpmB gene encoding 50S ribosomal protein L28, which encodes MSRICDRCGKGIQFGNRVSHAHNVNKRIWKPNLQRVRVIVDGKPKRIRLCTDCIKSPDIQKNVRVQATPQEKSGVSTP
- a CDS encoding UDP-2,3-diacylglucosamine diphosphatase is translated as MICFISDIHLNPEFPERTERFRSFVDIMRQRPESPADLQVYILGDLFDFWYERNRGLFEYYAKELELLRELAQSVKSVGIIFGNRDFSYEEHFPRHVGSNIRILGDEAEVLLNGKRTLLIHGDLLCRNDGGYLRFRRLIRSPLAKMFFGWLPWFAAKWVIKKMMRSSVEYQTRTEQKILEMDESAIAEKFKRGFDTMIFGHVHRQSSQSRSVDGRSCELVSPGSCIDRLEFAVLDDDGLRFHP
- a CDS encoding tetratricopeptide repeat protein; the protein is MSLLGRLFRSQAMVAYTQAMGLYNKGRFSEAIPHFEEALQQLQDSSHPYGELARFYRVEALVRSGLAKEIQGDPSGAESDLREAVKTPTTFPDYHFHLGRLLARRNDFEGALIRLSEALRLNPRYDEALGWLALVLWKMDRVEEAFAELAKLDEGSTDLAIGRPENPRAEDVPSWFEQFETRLNHFRDSANQTQAALIAYAEGEKDQALQHFLGAVEKHPTYPDLRCRLSILLQENGRYGEAIEHLNKSLEINPRYVEAYLQKGITYLRWNSPDQALPPLSEVLRLEPHYQDAVLLKALACIRIYRVKEARQLLNGYLEWLPGEPRAQYLLAGCLALTRNMGSAREVLEQSARHFSLVAALTDLGWWHLRDRKNADALEIARRGLQNHPGDERLRLLEGMAQLGLGTAEAARGILDELANAARREVARIAVQAIVTLDLKEGRIENGLQILESAKARFPSSFQMTYLRGLLLEEEGELETAEQSYHSAASFLSTDPRLLRDLGCVQIRLGKIEEGLKCWADAYLIDPFAFPSAILGDVALVEEL
- the ftsZ gene encoding cell division protein FtsZ, which gives rise to MLIEASDKVLSPARLKVIGVGGCGGNAVGRMILEGLEGLEFLVMNTDLQALEVSVCPAKLQIGVDETRGLGTGGLPERGRKAAEEDAETLEAQIQGVDMLFIAAGMGGGTGTGAAPVLARLAKERDILSVAVVTTPFNFEGQPRTDQAVLGIEKLRESVDTLIVVPNQKLLEILDAKTPLEEAYRAADEVLYQATRGISELITIPGIMNRDFADVRSVMKRGGSALMGIGVASGEGAAKVAAQQAISNRLLEDVSIAGAEAVLVNVAGSQKLSIGELSEAVTLIEETAGRGAHVYLGNVIDPSLEGEVRVTVVATGFGTKQRGITTEINKSNERSENPLEIADPLPGTVGAEMVGAGTMGGEAAGAEAVGFEAMAVDRAADEAAASQDTTPEVDSMSRSWRKGAIDPAPTSLDDLPLWNRKEDDEPLDPQEIEEEAVMPLPLTPVSSAPKEGWDRRPRRRTFDIPAFRRRIAR